agcagcagcccagcccaTGACTATGGTGAGTAGGAAACCGAGATCCTGAACTTAGGTTTCTCCTCCATCAGCTGACTTGCCAGGCTCATCGCCTGTAAGAACAACAATggccattttgtttgtttgtttttattaacaacTCAGTGCAGGTTTTCAGAGAGCAAATGGTTTATAGACGCTTGATTTTCATTTGAGCTTCATTACATCtagtttttattctttctttacttttttttttttttttttttacaaaaacagtTGTAGTTATTAACAGCTGTACATATTCTGCTACATACTTTGGTGTAAAGTTGAGACAGTATGACTTAGTAACCCTCCACCTACTTAGCTACACCCagcttatcttttttttttattatttaaaaagcacCAACTTGCAAATCACCATTTTGGGACATTAACTTGTGGTGTTAAAGTGGGAATTTTCACTCGAAGTCAAAACCCTCTAAGCCTTTCCAACTCCTTCCAAGTTAGTTGTAAAGTGTGGCTTGTACACTGAGAAGTGATTCTAAACATGGTACTCTCTGGCTCTGTGTTCATTGATTCTGAATGAATTAATTCACATGGGggtctgagagtcaagctgggttcatTAGCACTCTCACATTATCACCAGTAATAATGATCCTGCAACTGGAACTTACTAAAATCATTCCGCGGATGATGAGCAGGCCATAAAAGAATCCGCCTCCTTCTGCTATCACACTGCGGAACAATACAGTGAACAGAAAAGAGTAAAAATGTGTAGTCATTAAAAATAAGCAGATCTGACTCGCATATGCATAGAAAGTGGATCCACTGAACATGGTGCCATCTTTACACAGTCATTTTTCTAAACATAACTGCACTTCAAAAAAccactcttttttaaaagatgcttttttaCTTAAGAGCTTTTTGTGACAGTGCATAAATCAAAATTCACACTTTTTGCATGACAGGCAAGTTTCTTGGAATCAGAGGTACATCACCTCTAATAAGACTTATGGGGTGCATACTTTTTGCCTTTGAAATTTCCCTTGTTTTTGTTCTGGGGGGAAAAAGTCCAACCTTAAAATGTgagactttggggaaaaaattcctatGAAGTTTACTTTCATCCCCAAATCtatgttctcccccaccccaaaccaatAGCTACTGCTGGAGGGTACTGCTGATTACTTGCAATTCAGACATGATGCTGAATGTACGTTCTTTAACATTCTGTTCTTGAACATCTCCAACTTCattgtccatttcttcttttgtaCTATCGCTTTCAAAAAGGTAGTTTTCACCATAACCCTAATTATTTTTGACCAGATTaaaatcaaaaattaaaaaataatccataAAAATGTAGTATAAAAATTCTCTTCCATATGCTACAATACAGGGTGAGCACTTCTGCTACACAAATACTTTTatttcccatttatttatttaacctttTAATACAAAATGTTGACACACTGGCCTGTGTGGGGATGGGTTTTGCTCTGTTGGAACCAATATACCAAAAGTGACAAGACCATAAAGCCATGGACCCCTACCAGAGACAGCGCCTCGCCCCCACCTCGCACAAACCCTACTTGTTagtaaactttgttttaaaaaaagaactgtaTTTTAAAGGTTATCAATTCTAATTCTTTACTTTCATTTGAATACAAAACACATAAGTTGCTATTATCTTTTGTGGCTCCCTGAGCTGAATTTTACTACGCTTTCTTTGAAATTATTCCTCATCATTTATGTCCGAAGATCAAGAAGGGCTTGAGCAGAAGTTTCTTAGAACATGGACTTCCTGTCTTCTTCAAACATATGAGCACAAAAATCCATATAAAAATTTGATTGTTTTGCTGAtgtagctgaagatctgaccaATTGAACTTCAGTCCATACAGTGTTCAAACATTTGACTAATACAATGAACAATTCACATGTATGACAGTAGGAACAACTTTCACCAGTGGACATCTCTGCTCAATCTGGTTACAAGCTGCAGGTCAAAGTAGCATCTCAAATGGAtactttgggggggaggggggtaagggGGAAATTGCCACCACCAAACCCATCAGTGGAATACAATTACAgcagacaaaaaaataaaaaaaaaataaaaaaaatacacaactAGTGTACCAGGAGGATTAACCTCACCCTTTCAATTCTATTTACTAGTccattatttacatttttcacaAGTCTTATATAGagcgcaaaaaaaaaagtcacaataaaaAATAAGTCCTTTATAGTGCCACCAAAGCGCAGACAAAAGAACGAAAACCCTAAAAGCAAAATGGAACTTGTTTAGGGTTTCAATGTGCGCCATATTCGCAGACCGCCAAATAAATCCATATACGCCACggcttaaaataaaaattgctgaAATACATCAGTCCATGCACATTACTCTGAGTCCATGAAGATCCACATTACACAGCCTGGCAGGAAACACTCTCTCAATGCATGGCTGCTCTTCTGAAGGATGTAGGAAAATGAAAGGACTTTGCCATGGTCTTGTCAGACTCAAGCCTAATATTCAGAGTTGACAGCCCTGTTAAAATCCTTGTTTAATAGATGACCTCATAGACTGTGGCCTTCTTGTCACCAGAGCCTGTTACAATGTATTTGTCATCTGCTGAAATGTCACAACTTAAGACAGAGGAGGATTCTTttgactggaaaaaaagaaaaaagaaaaaaatcagttcagattCTAGATCTTCCACTTTCAACTGCATTTGACTAAGCAGAAAAGCTTCTTTGTGATGAGACAGTTACTGTTATTTACATGCAAAACAGTGATACACTAAAAGTTTCAGAGGCACCAAAGTACACTTTTCTATCAAGTTCCTTTCAGCCACATTCACATACATTTACTACCAGTCATTTTTAGCCAGTGGGTTCTCCTTTCAGCTCCACACGTTTTCTGTGAGACACTGACCCGATGGCTTGCAGACATCCCTATCCTCACTACAGAAGAGCGGGATGTTACATCTGCCCCGTTCACGTGGTAGGTGAGCCCAGTTTTTAGTTTCTGCACAGACAATGATGTTAGCTCCTTGCTTGGAGACCAGAGGTCACTCTCAAACCCTGCTCCCTGCATACAAGAGGGACAGATGGTTTGAAAGGCCCAAGCAAGAGCAGCCTCTTACCTGGAATATGCTTGCTCCATATGGCGTTCTCCAGGCGTTGAGAAGATTATCCTTTCCTGTACTCACAAACCATTTACCTAAACACACAAAGCATGATGTCAGTTCCCCCACACCAGGGCAGGTCAGACACAAAAGCTGCAACTTCTATTGTGTAGGTTAGTTTCACAATGGAAACATTATTCCAACGGCGGGGCTTTTCTGAGCCAAGCCTCTGTCAGCTCCCAAGCAGGAGATTATTAGTGACTGTGAAATCAATGCATGCACTGTAGGGAAGGTCACGCATTGCCCCTCTCCATTTCTGAGCTGAGCACGCATATACTAACAATACCTACCAATGAAAACGTCTGGCAGAACCCTAGCAAGTGACACTACGTTTCCTTGTATTTGCTATCTACATATGTACCAGCGTAGGGTTATAGAACAGAAAAGGCCATTTTATTATTGTTAGCATCTTTTAATCAACCGCTTCGATAAAGTTACCATCACCATTTGCTTGCCTTCTCACTTCAGAAGGCAACTGGCTTGGCTTTGAGGATAGCAGCAAACTGGGGTAGcttaaaatgtgaaatttttaGTAAGATGATTCACCATGCCCAAGCCTTGACTGCCAATCAGTgcattttctctctgctttggttAGCGAGTTAACGTGTAGGCAGGACTTTGATTAACAGAGTTTTCAGTGATATTGCTTAGCACTTCACACCTTCAATCTGATTGAGCAGGGAGGTTGTTTTCCAACTGGAACCTACAATTTAACCTTCCTCCTTACAAATCCTATTGGAAGTCGTTTACACATGTGAATATACCAAGGACCAAACATACAATCTCTTATACAAGCTCAGGACGGTAATTCAGAGAGGTCCCAATTCAGCCAGACTTACCCATATGCCCCACTTTAAACACACGAGCagccctgttaaagtcaatgggaccagagCTCTTAACTAACCCAGAGGTAACTTACCACAGTAGGCAAATTTGAGTGAAAGGACACAGCTCTCGTGCAGGTGAAGCTGGTATTTATCCGGCTTGGTGTGGTGCAACACCTCAACATTGCTGCTCTCCATGCCCACTGCAAGCCACTCCCCAGTGGGGCAGTAACCCAGCGAGAAGATCTAAAGGGATATTCAAACAGTCTCAAAACTCAAGTCGTTCATCTCCTCGCCAGCCAATCAGTTTCCTGGATTTGCCAAACCTTCTGCAACCCATCTTGCTACAGATATGGTTTTGGTAAAGAGCAAAGGTAACAGACCCACAGGCTGTGCTGGAGACCACCAGGGTGTTCATTTACCCCGAGAGCAACCATGGTATGCTCATATGCATGGCatgcttcttcaccctgcccatGCAGCAGGCCGCGAACATGTTGGGGTCACTGTCACAACAAGGAAGTAGCTGAGAGAGTTACTCCAATGCCCGTTGTGATGTGGGCACCCATCTGCTAGGGCCTGAACTCACACCATCAACTGTCCCATTTTTAGTCACTGCAGATGTTACCCAGATTTAAACAAGCAACCTAGAGGCGAAGATTTCTGTAGCCGGAACTACCTAGTCCCCTAAGAATGCCTCTCCTAGGTTGTTGAAGTATAAGTATTTTCCTCCTGACTGAGTACTGCTCGGTATACGACTAGTCCTAACCTAACAGCAACAGAAATAACTGCACACTTTGGGGCTGGCAGAAACACAAGCCCGGTTTCATACAATGAATTTCCCCACCCCAGAAGAGTACACATTTACATCACCACCCAAAGCTACAAATTCTTTGAGCCCTGGTGACAGTGAGTCCAGTAGCAGTAATTGCGGAAGAAAACCGTTTACATAACATATGAATTGATCTACttaaatgaaaggggaaaaaaaaatcaatggagaaTTATCCAGGAAACTGCAGGCCCTTTCTCCCATACTCCTATGCACACTCTTAGTAACCAGGAACTAAACACTGATTATCCTGTTTTTCCTAATGTAAGCTTCAGTGCAATTAAATACAAGACTAAGCTTCTGCACTGCTGGATTTTCCATGGCTTCTGCAGCCAGGCGTTACTGACTCCAGTTCTGTTGAAAGCAGAGGATCAATACAAAAGGCACATCATGAAACaggaactttttatttaaaacacacacagattTGTTCAGAGAGAGATTCTGGTCCTTCTATTGATGGAGCTGGAGTGGGTCAGGAGCATTGTTTTCCTGGAATGGCAGAAAATTCCCTGCTCTTCATTTATAGTCTTATACTGTTTCAAGTTCCAGTAGAACTGAATAAAAATTAAGGCCTCTGCTCTCTCCTATTCTGGGGGGCACATATGCCCTGGGTTGATATTAAATGCGTGTCCTTGCTACCACAACTGACAGCAAAATcaacaactgaaaacaaaagtgATTTGCTGAGTTTGGAAGGAGTCTGCTTCAATCTCCTAAACTACTGACATTTTGAGTCCAACAAAACCAGGATCCACATGAACAAACTACAAgggattttcttcttttgaatCCAGCACTGCAGCCTCAAATGCAACCTACTTCAGGGACAGGTTTCTAGCCAGAGTATTTACGGAGGTGGACAGAATGCATCTTTCCAACATTTCCCAGCATAGGAAAACTCTGCCTGGAAAGCAGCAAGATTAACTGGGCTTTAAGTCCTGCCTGTTCCTGGCCTGGAAGCCACGACGTCACTGACTGCATGGCATCAGGCTGGCTAGATTCCCTCTGCCAAGCATCAACACAGTGGGAACTCCTGACAGACAGTGCATTCAGCAGAGCAGTCAGAAACGCATCATTTCTATTCCCTTATCAGGCACTTATTTATAAGCGTAATTAGTGATATGGGGTCTGTGGAAATGGATGCGCAGTGACAGTGGTCCAGCCTCAGGGTACTGCAGTTAAATAGAAACTAGAAATCCCATAGGAAGTTGGGAATTCGTATCACTTACAGCAGTAGCAGACCAGGTTAATCCAGCATAGGTTTGCTCACCATTAAGACAACAGCATTTACCAACAGTAAGCGCTGACGTACTAGTTTACCCCTAAAGATGGtaatccaatgaaattaacaggcagcatgtttaaggcaaacaaaaggaagtgcttctttacacaacacacagccaacctatggaactcactgccaagggatgttgtgaaggccaaaagtataactgggttcataaaagaattagacaagttcatggaggacaggaccatcaatggctattagccaagatggtcagcgacacaaccccatgctctaggtgtccctaaacctccgactgccagaagctggaactggatggcagggaatggatcactcaataaattgcccggttctgttcattcccccgaAGCATTTGGTACCTGACATTGTCATAGACAGGGTACCacgctagatggaccactggtctgacccagtgtggccagtCTCATGTTCCTAACTATGGCAATTGTGTGGCACCTGTTGACAAATGCTGGCTTCTTAATAGCAACCACTGCTCATGTCATTGACTTCTTGACAAAGGAACGACCACGGGGTTTAATTAAGACATTGCAAGTCCGTACACTAACAAGGAAAAGCTTCATTCCCCTACCACCCACAGCCTGCTAGGGATGCAAACCTTCcagcagggcagtggggtctgCCCCACCTGTGTAAGACACCCGAAGTGCCAGGGTTGTGGCACCCTCCCCTTTAGATTGATAAGAATATTAAGATGCACCCTGCCAGTTGCCATGGAGATCCTTGAATGACATTTCAACACACAAAAGAGAATCAGCCACAAACTCCAGCCAAATACTGGTGATGCCAGATAACTTTAAACCCACTGATGAGAGAATAGCCCACCTCAGTGCCAAAGGAAACACCCCATTCACCAAAAGCCACAAGACGATGAAATTTGCAATAGCCCGGTATCAGGCAGTCTTCCCTCCTCTAGAGGCCAAGAGAAACCCAGTGCTTACCTGGGAAGTGAAGTCATGCTGCTGGAGCTGTCTTCCTTCCCTAAGGTCCCAGGAACGCACTGTGTTGTCCAGACCACCTGTCCATAATTTTGTACCATCATGCGAGATATCTATGCAACTTGCGCCATCTGTGTGGCCTTGGAATTGCCTGAGAAGCAAAAATCCAATACACAAGAAGAAGGGCTTTAGAAATCTCAATCAAACACATTTGTCTCTCTCAACATTTGTGTTGCTTTGTGTTACATTCAGGGATCAACAACAGCTCATCAGTATCTGTACAGTCACTCCAAGATCGAGACAGTCACTGATAAGGAACCTGGACGCCATgtttatataaaagaaaattctGTGTGTGAGACAATGCAATCTAACAAATGAAGTTGCACCAGTTCCAGTCTGTTCTGCAGGCCAAGTACTGGCAGGGACTTAATTGGGGAAAGAAGTAGTCGCGCTTTCCTGAGCTCTTCCCACAAAATCAACCTCTCCCATCTCTCAGAGCTAACATTTCAGGCTCTGACACCTCCACGGGTTTACACTCAGTTCCCATTTTCAAGGTTTCATAGCAGCTAGAAACTCACTTTCCtttttcaatgaaagctgagacgTGAGAACAAGGAGGAAGCTTGAGAGAGATGCCAGTGGACACTGGCCCAGTTTGAGCTCAGATCACTATTTACATATTGCACCCATAACCTAAACCAACACTATTTCCTTTCACTTATTGCCAGACTTTCTGCCATCTGTCTTCTTGAATAACCCAAGATGGTTATTCAAAAATTAATGTTTCGGTATGAAAAGCACACAATTCCAAACACCGACCTTACATACTTTCACACTGGTGTCTTGGCAACATCCATTTCTAAAGACTCACCTAACCAGTGTCTGGTTGTGGAGATCCCACACAGCAATATTGCCGTCACTGCAGCAGGAGAAGCAGACTTTTGCATCAGGGCTGATTGCCAGAGCATAGcatgctggggcagaggaggtcAATTCAGCCTTGATCCTTGGCGTCGGGGAAGCCAGGTCCCAGATCGTAAGCGTGCTCGCTTCCCCTCCCACAATAAGCGTGCGGCCGTCAGGGAGGAGTTTGCAGGAACGGATGTAGTTGTCTCTGTTCTGCAGGAATAAGCGATGGTGCTAGAGTTACTGGGAGGTTCTTGTCCAACACGTCTTGTAACAGGCACTGGGGAAAGTAACTGACATTCTTTCTGCATGGTCAGCATGAGCAAGCTCACTACGGTTCCGAAACTAGTCGGAACGGATCAGGTTAGCAAGAACACTCGCACCCGTATGCGTATTCCGCCTGCaacttaccaagcaatccagctGCGAAATGGGACTCTTACTGCCTGGCTGGCTGATATCCCAGATCTTCACACATCCCTTTCCTCCGGTGTACACGTGTCTGGTTGGGTTGCTAATAGTCACAGCACATACCACCTCCCCGTGACTCAACGTATTGATCTGCCGAGCGTGCCTTGGGATGCCGGGGCCAGCAAGGGCGTCGTGGGGGAATGGGACCGGCTGCATCTGCCCATCAGCGCTTACATGAAATGAGTAGGCTCTGTAGGAGGACGACGAaggcgggaggggggggagggggaaaattagGCCAGGAGAGAGGTTTATACACATGCCACAGAGGTACAAAACCTGCAGTCATCATGTAGTTGCTTGACTGCTCTGATGTCTGGGCTGCGTGCTCCCTTTCCCAGGGAGCAATCTGCCagtcactgacttccatggggatGTTGAGGGCACTAAGGAGGccagactagacaatcacaatggtcccttctggcctgggaatctctgATGGTCCCTGCAGCTCTGAAAACGTTCAGCTGGGCACCCTGTGACAAGGCATTGAGCACTCTGGAAGAAGCCAAGTATCTTTCGCACTAAGGCTGGGCAGCACCCACCTGCCTGCACTGTttctgagtgggggtgggaggtggggcaggaacGGGACAAGGGGCACACAGAGGAGTAAAGCAGCATGAAAgtggtggcagggggagggagcaaaTGCCCCTTGTCACCTAACCATAACACAGCACAGGAACAGAAAGGGTGGCTTACGGCTTCCCGCCGGGTATGGACGCAAGACTTGTGGGGAGACCGGGGCCCCTCATGGGCGGATGGGGGTCAAAGCCGACCTGTAAGACAGACAGAAACAGCCTCAGATGCTGGCTGCTGAATGAAAAGTCCCTGCTTCTTACGCACACTAGCAGCAAGCCTGACCCAACTCCCACATGGCATTGGAGTGTGCGGAGGGAAACAGAGGAGTACAGGCTTTCCCTGGCTTTTTACATTTCACATCACTCCTCATGCCCCTAGGACAGctgataaacaataataattccACACGGATTTGTTGTCTCTCCAGAAATGGGAAGTTACTGCCAGGATTACCCAGGGTCTGGGGATCTGCCGGACTAGAGTGGAAATCCAGTGGAAACAGATGCTCTCCAATGTCCCGCTGCTTCCAGATGGGTAAGGACCCCCATGGCCAAAGCCAAGGTCCTTTCTCCATGTGCTGATCAGCCCATACTCAGGCAAGCTCCCGACAAGCTTACAGGAGAGCCTGGGTCTGCACTGGTTATAACTGGGCAGGGACCCCAGAATATGGCCCCACGAAACAGCTGAGATCAAGGCCCGTGCTCGGATTTACACACCCCAGCAAACAGGTGCTGGGGCTGGTCCCCAGCAGCATGGTGCCCCGGCAGCTTCCGCTAACTTCAGGCCagtgctcagcagctctcagTTCAGAGGGAGGTGGCTTCTCCTGGCACCCGCAGTCCCCATGTTGAGGTTTGCTGGGTTTACGCTGCAGACGTTGGCACTGAAGCCAGGCTGTTTTCCGAAAGCCCATCAGAGGAGCAGAACCAAAAGCAGCTGTCTGCAAGCATCTGGCTTTATAGCAGTGACTCACTCCACCGCCCTCCCCTCTCGTAAGACGCCGACCAGGTGAGAGCCCAGAGCTGGCTGTTCGCTCCCTATGGGGCAGAGCCCAGAGTTCAGCACACCGGCAGCTGACTGCTGCACTCTAGATTGCCTGGGCTGGGAAGGCAGCCCCTAGGGAAGTCCCCCCACCCTCCCGGCCCCGGCGTGACCAAAGAAGGAGCTAAAAGGTCTACGTACAGCTCCAAAGCTCACCATTGGCGATCGGCCAtaggcggcggcggcagcggcaCTCATCTGGGGCGGGATGTTGTGGAGCCCCGCGTAGGCCCCCGGGCTCGTCAGAGAGCCGTTCATTTCATGGTGTCCCATCATGGCGAAGGGAGCCGCATAGGAGCCAGCGATGGATATGGGGGTCCTCAGGGCAGACGCTGAAGAGGAGAAAATTGGTCACCACTAGATTCACttaccagacacctgggaaagttCTAGCCTGCTAAACCAAATCCACAATACCCGACTCCTTGGGGCATCCCTCCCCCCTGTGCTCCTGTCTCCCTGGAAACGGGCAGGGACGGGGCGGCTCTAACGGGATGACCGTTAAGTCACAAACTAGCAGCGTGTGGTGGGTgaagagctggggagctccaccTGCCAGAGGAGCGAAGCCCAGGAAAGGCTCTTACATGCTTGCCTCCAACCTCCCCGGCACGTTTCGGTCACATGGCAGCACACCACCGCCATTGTGACGCCTCGGCAATGGAGACTGCAGTGCGGCTCTCGGCATTCAGCCCCGGCGTAGGCGGGTGCAGATGTCACTGGTTTCAGGGGGAGCTGTAGCAGGTCTGAATTTGGTCCaagctctcctcccccccacggCAGCAGGAAGGAGCGTGCACACGCTGCGTCCTTCCTTTTGGCTCTCTGGAAACTGGGGTGGCCCTGGCCTATTTGCCAAGCTCTCCTCTCTCACACTAGACGCAGCAAGAGCTCCCGTTAGGCCTGCAAACTCCTCCAGAGCTCTGCGCCCAGCACCCTAACGGTGGTAATACAGCTCTGCAGCGGCCAATGCCATAAACCATCGAACCCTCTGGCATTTAGAGTCTAGGAGATCCCGGTCAGAATTAGGGCACACTGTGCTAGCTATCACATAGCAAATCCGGGCCTCTCCCCCAAGAGCACATACCCAATGGGTCCATGCCTGCTGGTTTGCCCGGCATAGGCCGAAGGCCTGGAGTGGTACTCGTCCCGGGAGTTGGGGCTTCATTCCTTGGCGTAGGAGTGTTTGATTTGAGCCCAGGCGTTGAAGATTTGTCATTCTGGCCAGAAAGAAGAAAACCCAAGAAGAGATGTGGCTTAGTGATCAGCACAAAGAGACCCTTCTCCTTTCACTGCGCCTTGCTGCCATGCCTCCAGGCCCCAGCAGTGCTGAGGAGCAACTCAAGGAAAGGTGCGTGCCTAGCTCAAGCTCACGGATTGGAGGTGAAATCCCAGTGAGAACAAGGCAGCGTGTCGTTGTCACTGAGTTCACAGGGTCACATTAAAAGCCAGTCTCTCGGGACAACAACATGCTGCCTTGTCCTCACTGTGGTATCGCCTCAAGCCAGCGAGCTCGAGCTAAGAACGCACCTTTCCATTGGGAAGACATGGCCGAGAGGTCTAGACACCAACTCTGCACACCACATGACCAGCCTCCTTCCAAAggcaggggctgccccagccctccccacagCGCCTGGCTGCCGTGTACTTGGCGCCAATCCACCTACGTGGCCCAGGTCTTTAGTCTTCGAGGAAGGCGTACTGCTGGACGAGGCGACTGAAGCAGGGCTGTTCGGAGCATCCTTCTTCAGCCCTCGGGTTTTGTCTATCCCGTTCTCAGGCGGCGAGTGGGCTGGGCTGACGCGGGGTGTAGCCGGATCCTAAAGACAGGACGCCATTTAGCACCGGCCAgtggcagaggagggggaaagctTTCAAGTGCCCACTTGTCAGGCTTTTTAAAGCGCAGGAGGATCATGGCCATAACGACCACGCAATTCTTTGTTTCACATGCTGTCGTCACATTCAGATACAGCGGGAATGGCCTGAGTTGAAGGTAGCCCAAAGAGAGAACGTTTAAActaaggggaggggggggaagggactggctgtgggaggggacacAGCTCCTTTCACTTCTGGGCTTCAGTTCAAAGCCGATATCAAAGCAGTGGCTGTGTGAAGAGAGCTAGGGCAGGACGGGCCTCAATACAAACGCGTAGCAAGTGGGTGTCTGCACCACAGACGCATTGACAAGTCTCACTGATCAACGCCTTGTTGGGGCTAAGCCAGGAGAGGCCAAGGGAAGGACAGGCCTGGGAACAGGAGAGCCTTCTCCAGCTCAGGACTGGGCCTTCCACTGCCTGAGTGATCTCTGGCCTGTGGGGACGCAGTTCATGGGTCTCAATATGGCCGGTCTCGGAAAGAAAAAGGAGGCGGAGAAAGGCAAGGCAAGACCTCCTAGC
Above is a window of Dermochelys coriacea isolate rDerCor1 chromosome 10, rDerCor1.pri.v4, whole genome shotgun sequence DNA encoding:
- the TLE3 gene encoding transducin-like enhancer protein 3 isoform X3 gives rise to the protein MYPQGRHPAPHQPGQPGFKFTVAESCDRIKDEFQFLQAQYHSLKVEYDKLANEKTEMQRHYVMYYEMSYGLNIEMHKQTEIAKRLNTILAQIMPFLSQEHQQQVAQAVDRAKQVTMTELNAIIGVRGLPNLPLTQQQLQAQHLSHAAHGPPVQLPPHPSGLQPPGIPPVTGSSSGLLALGALGSQAHLTVKDEKNHHDLDHRERDSNANNSVSPSDSLRTSEKHRSSTDYSIDAKKRKAEEKDSMSRYDSDGDKSDDLVVDVSNEDPATPRVSPAHSPPENGIDKTRGLKKDAPNSPASVASSSSTPSSKTKDLGHNDKSSTPGLKSNTPTPRNEAPTPGTSTTPGLRPMPGKPAGMDPLASALRTPISIAGSYAAPFAMMGHHEMNGSLTSPGAYAGLHNIPPQMSAAAAAAYGRSPMVGFDPHPPMRGPGLPTSLASIPGGKPAYSFHVSADGQMQPVPFPHDALAGPGIPRHARQINTLSHGEVVCAVTISNPTRHVYTGGKGCVKIWDISQPGSKSPISQLDCLNRDNYIRSCKLLPDGRTLIVGGEASTLTIWDLASPTPRIKAELTSSAPACYALAISPDAKVCFSCCSDGNIAVWDLHNQTLVRQFQGHTDGASCIDISHDGTKLWTGGLDNTVRSWDLREGRQLQQHDFTSQIFSLGYCPTGEWLAVGMESSNVEVLHHTKPDKYQLHLHESCVLSLKFAYCGKWFVSTGKDNLLNAWRTPYGASIFQSKESSSVLSCDISADDKYIVTGSGDKKATVYEVIY
- the TLE3 gene encoding transducin-like enhancer protein 3 isoform X1 translates to MYPQGRHPAPHQPGQPGFKFTVAESCDRIKDEFQFLQAQYHSLKVEYDKLANEKTEMQRHYVMYYEMSYGLNIEMHKQTEIAKRLNTILAQIMPFLSQEHQQQVAQAVDRAKQVTMTELNAIIGVRGLPNLPLTQQQLQAQHLSHAAHGPPVQLPPHPSGLQPPGIPPVTGSSSGLLALGALGSQAHLTVKDEKNHHDLDHRERDSNANNSVSPSDSLRTSEKHRSSTDYSIDAKKRKAEEKDSMSRYDSDGDKSDDLVVDVSNEDPATPRVSPAHSPPENGIDKTRGLKKDAPNSPASVASSSSTPSSKTKDLGHNDKSSTPGLKSNTPTPRNEAPTPGTSTTPGLRPMPGKPAGMDPLASALRTPISIAGSYAAPFAMMGHHEMNGSLTSPGAYAGLHNIPPQMSAAAAAAYGRSPMVSFGAVGFDPHPPMRGPGLPTSLASIPGGKPAYSFHVSADGQMQPVPFPHDALAGPGIPRHARQINTLSHGEVVCAVTISNPTRHVYTGGKGCVKIWDISQPGSKSPISQLDCLNRDNYIRSCKLLPDGRTLIVGGEASTLTIWDLASPTPRIKAELTSSAPACYALAISPDAKVCFSCCSDGNIAVWDLHNQTLVRQFQGHTDGASCIDISHDGTKLWTGGLDNTVRSWDLREGRQLQQHDFTSQIFSLGYCPTGEWLAVGMESSNVEVLHHTKPDKYQLHLHESCVLSLKFAYCGKWFVSTGKDNLLNAWRTPYGASIFQSKESSSVLSCDISADDKYIVTGSGDKKATVYEVIY